Below is a genomic region from Pseudomonadota bacterium.
GACCTCCGCCAATGTCTATGTACTTAAGCGGGATTCCATCCTTCTTGAGTTCATTAACCATATCCTTCAATGACCTTACCGCTTCCTTAAAAGGCCCGAGTTCAAGTATCTGCGACCCTATGTGCGAAGAAATACCTGCAGGGATGAGATATTTTTCCTGCTTCATCTTTTCGTAGAGTTTACAGGCGTCGTCCCGGATGACCCCGAATTTGTTCTTTTTTAGCCCTGTGGTGATATAAGGGTGGGTTTTCGGGTCAATCTGCGGGTTTACCCGTATGGAAAGGGGAACCTCTTTTCGCATCTTCCGGGCTATTTTTGCGATAGCAGACAACTCTTCCTCTGACTCTACATTTATCATAAGTATCTGCGAATGTATGGCGGCTTTTATTTCCTCTTCATTTTTCCCAACGCCTGAGAAAACTATCTTATTGCCGGGAATACGGGCAGCAAGGGCCCTGTAAAGTTCGCCACCCGATACGATATCTATGCCCCCTCCAAGCCTGCCCATGACCCTGAGGATTGCAATATTGGAGTTTGCCTTGCATGAATAGCATACGATATGTGGTATACCCTTAAAGGCATTATCGAAAACAGTAAAATGCCTTTCAAGCGTTTTATGGCTGTATATGTAGACTGGTGAGCCCGTCTCTTTTACAATGCGTTCAACAGGCACATCCTCACAGTATAATTCACCATTTTTATATTCAAAGTAATGCATAATTTCTTATCCTCAGCCTTTCAGCTATCAGCCCGATCTCCATCTCTACTCTTTCAATATAATAATCGCTTCCCTCGACGGGTTGCTCTCATTGCCCGCTCCATCGACTGCTGTAACATAATATGACACGTACCTTATGTCAGGGGTATTGTTATCGAGAAATATATTTTCCTTCACATGCCCGATATTAATTTTCTCAGCCTTACCTGCGCCGATTCTGTAAACATTATACCCTTCAAGGTCCTTCTCCTGGCCTGCCTTCCAGGTTATCTGAACGCCTTCAGCCATTTTTTCTGCTTTCACTCCCAGAGGAGACGCAGGCGGTGTCGAATCCTTAGGGATGGCCTTTACCTTTAAGCCCTCACCTTCAGTGCGTAATCCGCTTTTTGTCTGTACCTTCCTGACTTCATATGAATACACCTTCCCGTTTTCAAGCCCTGAATCTACAAAATACGGCGTTGTAAGAGGGTTTTTATTAATGGGAAAAATTGGGTAAATATCATCATCATACCTGTAAACATTATACGAGGTTCCCTCTTCCTTCCGCCATGTCAACTCAATCCTTCCATCATCCTCTTTAACAGAAATGTCTCCGGGCACACCAGGGGGTTGCTCCCATTTTACGGTAAATGTGTTGGATGCATCTCCGCGTGTCCCCCTTTTTGTATAAGGATAGACTTTATATGCGTATTGATAGCCGTTTGCCAGGTCATCGTCGTAGACATAAGTCCTGCCTTCATATATGACATATCCCTGTGCTGCGTCGAGACTCAGATCTTTAAAGGGTTCAAATGAGGCGCCAATGCAGCTCCCGCAACTCTTGACAATCTTGAATCCCGCAAGGTCTTTTATTGCTGAGCCATCCTTGTTTTTAGCAGGTACTGAAAAGGAAAGAAACAATAATCCATCCCTCACCTCCCCCGATAAATCGTTTATGCCACTCGGTAACGGCAGCGCCCGGGGCTGAGGATCGCCCTTTTTGCCGCAGGAAACAAAAAGGAGAACCAAGGCAATGCTAATAATTGCAATATATCTTCTCTCTCTCAATCGCCCTGTCAACCTCTTCAAAAGAGGCAGCTCCTGTTGTTTTTCTGTTTTTTACTATGTTATGAGGGTCTATATAATTGTAGACATCTTCACCGAAAATATCTGCATGTTCCCTCATATCAACAAGCTTAATCTCGCTTAAGGTTATCTCTTTATCCTCACAGTATTTTACCATTTTTCCTACTATCGCATGGGCCTCCCTGAAAGGCAATCCCTTGAGGGTCAGGTATTCGGTCATCTCTACGGCGGGCATAAAGCTCTCCCTGACTGCGCTTTCCATCTTCTCCCTGTTGAGGCTCAGCCCCTTTATGCACAATTCCATAATGGCAAGCACATCTTTTACAGTATGTACTGCATGGAAAAGAGGTTCCTTGTCCTCCTGGAGGTCCCTGTTGTATGTCATGGGGAGTCCTTTCAGCATAGCGAAGAGACTGAAAAGGTCACCAATAACACGGGATGCCCTTCCCCGTGTTAGTTCAAGGGCGTCGGGATTTTTCTTGTGAGGCATGAGGCTGCTCCCTGTGCACAACTCATCTGGCAGCGAAATAAAGGAAAATTCCTGAGTGGAGAACATGATGAGGTCTTCTGCCAGCCTTGACATATGCATCATGATCATGGCAATGGAATAAACGGCATCAAGAACAAAATCCCTATCTGAAACACTATCCATGCTATTTTCTGAAACCCTTGAAAAACCTAAGGCTTCGCTTACAAACTCCCTGTCAAGAGGAATTGTAGAGCCCGCGATGGCCCCGCTCCCCAGGGGCATTATGTCGATGTGTTTCAATGCCTGTTGTATCCGCCCCCGGTCTCTTTTAAACATATAAAAATAGGCCATCAGATAATGGGCAAAGGTAACGATCTGAGCACGTTGCATGTGGGTATATCCGGGCATAATTACATCCCTTTCTTTCTCCGCCCTTTCTATGAGGGTTTTCAGGAACGCGAGAATCGCACCATCAATCAGGGCGAACTCAGTCTTTAAGAACATCCTCATATCAAGGGAGACCTGATCGTTCCTGCTTCTTCCTGTATGGAGCTTTTTCCCGAGGTCCCCTGTCTTTTCAATAAGGCGTGTTTCAACGTGCATGTGAATATCTTCCAGTGTATCGGAGAAGGCGAGCTTACCTTCTCTGATTTCTGTTTTTATCTCTTCAAGGGCAATAACAATAGTATTTGTTTCATCTTCATTTAATATGCCGATCTTCCGGAGCATCCATGCATGTGCCTTACTCCCCTCTATGTCATGCTCATAGAGTACCCAATCGGATTGGATGGAGGCGCTGAAGCGCTCCATGAGCGGGTCTGTCCTGCCTTTAAACCTCCCACCCCATAGTTTCATGATCTTTCTCCGAAAATAGCGGTTCCCACCCTTACCATAGTTGCACCCTCCTCTATGGCTACCTCAAAATCAGAAGACATTCCCATGGATAGTTCAGTCATGTTTAACAAAAACTCTCTGTTTGCCTCATGCATTGTCTCCCTGAGTCCCTTGAACACGCCCCTTACCTCCTCCGGGTCATCTACAAACGGGGCCATCGTCATGAGTCCGACAGGCTTGATGTTCTTCAACTGATTTACCCTTTCAAGCATCTTTTTCAGGTTATCCACGATAGTGCCCTGTTTGGTGGCTTCGCCTGAGAGGTTCAATTCGAATAACACCATGATTTCTTTATTGTATTTGTCAAGCAGTTCAAGGATCTCATATCGGTCAACAGAGTGGATATAACCGAACAATCCCGGCAGATATTTTATCTTATTCGTCTGTATATGGCCAATCATGTGCCAGTTGACCTCTTCGCAAGGGGCAATTTCTTCGATCTTCCTTTTTGCTTCCTGGATATAATTTTCACCAAAATCTTTCAAACCGCAGGCCATAGCTTCCTTTATTCTACCAATATCAACTCTTTTTGTCACACCAATTAAACGTACTTCAGACAAAGGCCTTCCCGATCTGATACAGGCCTTTTCAACCCTTTCCAGTACTGCTTTTATTGCATCGCTAATGTTCCGCATTTTATGTTTCTCTGGTTTCTTTTGTTTCTCTTGTTTCTGACTTAATCCAGTATCCAGCATCCAGCATCATTTTCTATTTTTCACGACAGCACACCTAATGACAGCAGTGCCTCTGCAACCTCGCATATGGGCAGACCGACAACGTTTGCGTAGGATCCTTTTATCTCTTTTACCATGTAGCCACCCTTGCCCTGGACGGCGTATGAACCGGCCTTATCAAAAGGCTCGGATGTTTTAATGTAGCGCTTGATTTCATCGTCAGACAAACCCCTTACATAAACCCTTGTCTCAACTGCATCCCTGTATGTTATGTTTCTGGATATGTTAAGGACACAATAGCCTGTAATGACCCGGTGCCACTTTCCGCTCAGAATCTTAAGCATATTAAATGCATCGCTGTCATTCTTCGGTTTTCCCAGTATCTTGCCCTTCAATACCACTACCGTATCAGCACCGATAACCCACTTATCAGGAAAGAGATTCCCAACTTTATGTGCCTTTTCATAAGATACCCTTAGCACGAAATCCTTCGGCAGTTCATCCTTCCTTCTTCGCTCATCGATGTTCGGGGGTATAATGGAGAATGATATGCCCAGGGTCCTTAAAATATCGACCCTACGGGTTGACTCGCTCGCCAGTATGATTGAATCTCCTTCCTTCACTTGAAACATATTCCTCTCCTATCGTAGAATAGTAAAAATATATGAAACTCTCTTTGATTTCAAGTTAAATATGAAGAGCGTTGATAGCTCATGGCGAATTAGCTCATGGATGTATTTGTTTAAAACCAGTCTTATTGGTTACAACCAACAAGACTGGTCATGTAAAAAGCCGCTGGTAGTCGCAGGCCTGTCCTGCCAAGGTGTTGTTGTAGTTCTTGGCCAGGGCTTTAGCCTGCGTGTTGTTATGATGCTGCTTTAATCAAGGATCGAATATCAAGTATCCAGAAACCAGTATCAAGGTCAATCTGGATATAAAACTGGAGGGTATGATGAGCGAAATCATCAAAATTATTATCACAGCAGATAGCAAGGAAACTGCTGAAAAGATTGGCAGGGACCTTGTAGGGAGGAGGCTTGCCTCGTGTGCCCAGATTAGTGGGCCGATTAAAAGTATTTACTGGTGGAAAGGGAAGATTGAGGCGGCTGAAGAATGGGTGTGCACCTTAAAAAGCAGGAAGGGACTTTATAAAACAATTGAAAGGGAAATACGGGTACTCCACCCCTACGAACTCCCGCAAATCATAGCTATTGACATCCCCCATGTACTGCCTGAGTATGCAGACTGGATACAAAATGAAACAGTGAAAGGTGAAAAGTGAAAAGAAAAAGGTGGAAAAAGAAAGACCGCAAAGGAAAAGAGTACAGTTCACATTTCACTATGAAAAGCTGTGAACTGTGAACAGACTGATATAGGAGGTTGTGGACATGAAATTAAAAGGAAAAGTAGCCTTCCTTACGGCGGCGGCGGGTGCAGGGATCGGCCAGGCAGTGGCACGGACGTTCGCCAGGGAAGGGGCACATGTCGTTATTACTGATGTACACAAAGAGAGGGCAATTGCAGTAGCAGAGGCGATACACAGAGAATACGGGACAGAAACCCTTGGCATGGGATGTGATGTAGCAGACCGGGACGATATTAAACATGCAGTGAGCGAAACCCTTGAACGGTTCGGCCGTATAGACATCCTTTTTAACAACGCCGGTACAAACCGTCCTTCCCGGATAGTGGATATGAGTGATGAAGACTGGGAACTTGTTATCAATGTGTCGCTGCGGGGGGTCTTTTATTGTTGCAGGGCAGTTCTGCCTGTTATGATGAAACAAAAATACGGCCGCATTGTGAGTATAACGTCTGTTGCGGGTTTCAGGGGTCTTAAGGCTGGCCATGCCCACTATGCTGCAGCAAAGGCCGGCGTCATGGCCTTTACACGCTGCCTTGCCATGGAAGCGGCGCCTTACTATATTACAGCCAATACCGTTGCCCCGAGCTTTATCTATAACGAATTTATACCGCACATCTATCCGGAAGAAGAGATCGAAAGAATGTACGAAGAGATCCCCTATCCCAGGAAAGGAACACCACGGGATATTGCCAATACAGTCCTGTTCCTCGTTTCTGACGAAGGCGAATATGTCACAGGCCAGACCATCTGCGTAACGGGCGGGAGTTGGATGAGGTGAAAACATAGAAGTTGGGAAGATAAGAAGGCAGGAAGGTGCGGGGGGGGGGGAGAAATATCTTGACTTTTATTGGTAGAGAAACAGATAATATATGTTTAATTCAGGATATATCGATAAAATAAATAATATATTGAGAGGGGGAAATATTTGGAGGAAAATCCCAATAAAACTGAATATACCGATAATGATGAAGAAATCAACCTGTTAGATTATCTGATTGTTCTCGTAAAGAGGAAAAGGCTTATTGCGTATATAACGCTTGGAGCTATGCTGATAACTGCAATTTATAGCCTTACCCAGCCGTCTGTGTATAGGGCTGAAACAAGGATTATGCCGCCCCAACAGTCAAGCCAGGGTTCAATGTCTCAGCTTTTGGGTCAGTTGGGGGGCGCTACGGGGTTTGTCGGTATGGCATCAGGCGCCTCAAAGACCCCAGGTGACCTCTATATTGCCTTATTAAAAACCAATAATATCTTAGACCGTATTATTGATAGATTTGATCTCGTGAAGCTTTACAAAGCCAAATCGAAAGCAGGGCCAAGGGGTGCTCTTTCGGGTGCCGTCGAAGCAAAAGAAGACAGGAAAAGCGGCATTATAACAATCGCTGTTATGGATAAAGACCCGAAAAGGGCTGCGCTGTTTGCAAACGCCTTTGTTGAGGAGCTGAAGGCTATGAACAAAGGACTTGCTGTTGGCGAGGCAAGTCAGAGGAGATTATTCTTTGAAGAACAGCTTGAGGATGTAAAAAAGGCTTTGGTGGCATCAGAAGAGGACATAAAGGGTTTTCAGGAAAAGACTGGCGTTTTGAGTAAAGATCAGGTTCAGTTGGCAATTGGGGCTATTGCAGGCATGAAGGCAGGAATTGCCGCAAAAGAAATAGAATTGAGGGTGTTGAAAACATATTCAACGCCAAGCAACCCGGATGTAAAAAAGGTAGAAGAAGCGATAAAAGGCATGAAGGCTGAAGTGAATAATCAGCAAACAAAAAATAAAATAGAATATGACCCTCTAATGCCATTACAAGAAGCGCCTCAAACTGGAATGGAATATGTGAGAAAGTTAAGGAATTTTAAGTTTTATGAGACCCTGAACGAGCTCCTCATCAAACAGTATGAGGCGGCAAAGATTGATGAAGCCAAGGATGCAACTATCGTTCAGGTGATTGATAAGGCCGAGCCGCCGGAGAAGAGAATTAAGCCAGAAAGAAGAAAGATGGTAATGACTGCCGGTGTTGTCGGTTTCTTCCTTTCAATATTTGTTGTTTTTATTATGGAATATGCAGAAAAGTCCTCTTCCAATCCGGAGAACAAA
It encodes:
- a CDS encoding Wzz/FepE/Etk N-terminal domain-containing protein; the encoded protein is MEENPNKTEYTDNDEEINLLDYLIVLVKRKRLIAYITLGAMLITAIYSLTQPSVYRAETRIMPPQQSSQGSMSQLLGQLGGATGFVGMASGASKTPGDLYIALLKTNNILDRIIDRFDLVKLYKAKSKAGPRGALSGAVEAKEDRKSGIITIAVMDKDPKRAALFANAFVEELKAMNKGLAVGEASQRRLFFEEQLEDVKKALVASEEDIKGFQEKTGVLSKDQVQLAIGAIAGMKAGIAAKEIELRVLKTYSTPSNPDVKKVEEAIKGMKAEVNNQQTKNKIEYDPLMPLQEAPQTGMEYVRKLRNFKFYETLNELLIKQYEAAKIDEAKDATIVQVIDKAEPPEKRIKPERRKMVMTAGVVGFFLSIFVVFIMEYAEKSSSNPENKERIDEIKKLFPSGLFRKAKNILTNLTNNKVK
- a CDS encoding Maf family protein translates to MFQVKEGDSIILASESTRRVDILRTLGISFSIIPPNIDERRRKDELPKDFVLRVSYEKAHKVGNLFPDKWVIGADTVVVLKGKILGKPKNDSDAFNMLKILSGKWHRVITGYCVLNISRNITYRDAVETRVYVRGLSDDEIKRYIKTSEPFDKAGSYAVQGKGGYMVKEIKGSYANVVGLPICEVAEALLSLGVLS
- the lysA gene encoding diaminopimelate decarboxylase; this encodes MHYFEYKNGELYCEDVPVERIVKETGSPVYIYSHKTLERHFTVFDNAFKGIPHIVCYSCKANSNIAILRVMGRLGGGIDIVSGGELYRALAARIPGNKIVFSGVGKNEEEIKAAIHSQILMINVESEEELSAIAKIARKMRKEVPLSIRVNPQIDPKTHPYITTGLKKNKFGVIRDDACKLYEKMKQEKYLIPAGISSHIGSQILELGPFKEAVRSLKDMVNELKKDGIPLKYIDIGGGLGITYKDELPPHPDDYARIIKEELKDADLTLILEPGRVLVGNSGIFVTKLLYVKKVPGKTFYIVDGAMNDLVRPSLYGAYHEIVPVKDKNGKKIKVDIVGPVCESGDFLAKDREIAPLASGELLVIMGAGAYGFSMSSNYNSRRRVPEVLVKEAEFFVIKKRETLRDLLKGESIPSFMEVQ
- the argH gene encoding argininosuccinate lyase → MKLWGGRFKGRTDPLMERFSASIQSDWVLYEHDIEGSKAHAWMLRKIGILNEDETNTIVIALEEIKTEIREGKLAFSDTLEDIHMHVETRLIEKTGDLGKKLHTGRSRNDQVSLDMRMFLKTEFALIDGAILAFLKTLIERAEKERDVIMPGYTHMQRAQIVTFAHYLMAYFYMFKRDRGRIQQALKHIDIMPLGSGAIAGSTIPLDREFVSEALGFSRVSENSMDSVSDRDFVLDAVYSIAMIMMHMSRLAEDLIMFSTQEFSFISLPDELCTGSSLMPHKKNPDALELTRGRASRVIGDLFSLFAMLKGLPMTYNRDLQEDKEPLFHAVHTVKDVLAIMELCIKGLSLNREKMESAVRESFMPAVEMTEYLTLKGLPFREAHAIVGKMVKYCEDKEITLSEIKLVDMREHADIFGEDVYNYIDPHNIVKNRKTTGAASFEEVDRAIEREKIYCNY
- a CDS encoding divalent-cation tolerance protein CutA, with protein sequence MSEIIKIIITADSKETAEKIGRDLVGRRLASCAQISGPIKSIYWWKGKIEAAEEWVCTLKSRKGLYKTIEREIRVLHPYELPQIIAIDIPHVLPEYADWIQNETVKGEK
- a CDS encoding SDR family NAD(P)-dependent oxidoreductase, translated to MKLKGKVAFLTAAAGAGIGQAVARTFAREGAHVVITDVHKERAIAVAEAIHREYGTETLGMGCDVADRDDIKHAVSETLERFGRIDILFNNAGTNRPSRIVDMSDEDWELVINVSLRGVFYCCRAVLPVMMKQKYGRIVSITSVAGFRGLKAGHAHYAAAKAGVMAFTRCLAMEAAPYYITANTVAPSFIYNEFIPHIYPEEEIERMYEEIPYPRKGTPRDIANTVLFLVSDEGEYVTGQTICVTGGSWMR
- a CDS encoding YggS family pyridoxal phosphate-dependent enzyme is translated as MLDTGLSQKQEKQKKPEKHKMRNISDAIKAVLERVEKACIRSGRPLSEVRLIGVTKRVDIGRIKEAMACGLKDFGENYIQEAKRKIEEIAPCEEVNWHMIGHIQTNKIKYLPGLFGYIHSVDRYEILELLDKYNKEIMVLFELNLSGEATKQGTIVDNLKKMLERVNQLKNIKPVGLMTMAPFVDDPEEVRGVFKGLRETMHEANREFLLNMTELSMGMSSDFEVAIEEGATMVRVGTAIFGERS